The Melopsittacus undulatus isolate bMelUnd1 chromosome 17, bMelUnd1.mat.Z, whole genome shotgun sequence DNA window AAGGTCCACAGGCTGCAAATACACAATTCTTCTGAAGTACTCGTGTTTGGGATATAATGACAGCCTTTGGAGTTTTACTGGGCTCCTGCCAGTTTCACTGGGACGTGGCACATCCAGAAGCCAGGCCCAGACTGTAGTTTCGAACCAATAAGGGTTACCTTGCCCTGGCTGCATGGCTGCAGCTCTGTCTGCTCAAGCACTTGGGATATTGCCTTGCTCCATATGACCACAGCCTGGgcagaggtgtgtgtgtgtgtcttctGACTGGGGGGTTCTGCTTTCTGTAGCTGTGAGACACCATCTTGTCCTGTTCCATCAGCACTGGCTGTGCTCCCCACTAAACTGATTTCTTTGCCTCCACTTTTGTAACCATTTGTATTCCCATAGCTCAGGGGCACAGCCTTGGGGCAGAGCTCTGTGTAGGAAAGGACTGTGCaagctgaagacagaaaaatgtcCCCAAAGGATTTGCAACCTAAATGTCAGAGAGGAGGAAACAAACGGTTTCATACAGATGGAAGTAAAGGAAGTGGTGTCAGGCTGTTATCCAGGCCGAGCAGCAGTGGTCTGTGTCACACAAACACTGTGAAGTCTTGTGGGCATTATGGAGAAGAGGGATCTGGAAGTGGAGCAAGAGGTACCAAGTGTGAATATGGACACATGGCGATGGGCAGCTCAGGAGGAGACAGGAGGAGACTCTGTGGGCAGTGGAGTTGGGTCCTGTGGGAGCTGCAACTGTCCCTGTGCCCAGCCTGGGTGCAGAGCATCAACTCTCCCACTCTGCTCGCTTCTCTTATCAAGGTTGATAATGTTTTCTTGTGTCAACTACAAGAAAGGTGTGTCTAATTTGACAGAGCTTTGCTTTCATAAGCATTGCTTCGGTGATGTTTGTGCAACCACACTGGAATATGATTTTATCTTGTCACTTGTAATTACTATTAATAATTTGCATAATAGCCATTGGGCATCACTTATTAAACACTGCTTTGATGTGATACTGAACTGGCTCCAGACCTCATGCTCCCATCTTTCAAATGCAGACCATGACTTTTTTCTGGCCAGTGACTCATTGGTTTATACCACCATGGTTAGCAAACTCCTGTAAGGCAAGAGAAGTAATTATCACAATGGGTTTGGTAACAGCATGATCCCAGCTCTTAAATACGCCTCAGAGACCAAGGTGATGACTCTGTTTCAGCTTCTTGCTGACTGTTCACATCTTCACACTACCTCTGAGCATTTGCTAGTGGTGAAGTAGAAGTTCAGCAGAACATGCAGGTGGACAGAACCAGATTTCTTCCTACTGAAGCTCACAATGTTCCCTGATTCATTTTGTGAAgggttttcatttccttccagcACCTACCAGATGATACCAGTGTAGCCAGACTTCCCTCATTTGCATCCCTGGAAGCGCTGCTGATTATCATGGCAAAGAAGAGTACCAGGGAATTTGTACTGGGACAGATTTGAATACTGATGGAAGAACCTAAACTCCAGCAGTTCCCCTCCTGCAGGGGCAGCTCAGTGCAGTGAAGCTCAGGAGGAGAAATGGCTTCAGCCCATGGTCCCTGCACCAGAGCCACGGGGGTCAAACCAGGAGCTGCCAAGAGAATGGGAACATTCAGGTGCCTCCTGCACCCAGACACTACAGAGGGGCAGCAGAGACAGGCAGCCAGGACAGCAGCCAGCCACAGCCTCCCCAGGCTGGCTTCATCTTTATCTCGTACTTGTACTAAAACGTCTCTAAATTTCAATATACTTTCAACGTAAGGCTCATAGTGGCAGTTTAAATTACATTATTCAGGGTACTGAGCTGAGAAATCTGCATGGTTACAGCAGTAGTTTACTCCTCTATATAGTTTTTATGAATGTTACACAAGCCAGTAAaaaatgtaaaccccacagacAGTTACTGTGGGTGTGAGACTGTATCTGTCTATATACTTTATATAGTAGACTTTATAGAGAAATTATAGTTTATACGCCACAGCAGAGTACTATCATCAGCTCTAACTGCTTgtacagcacagccctgaacTCACAGCTCATTTCCAGCACTGGCATTTTGCAGAACTGgttggtttctttctgtttcttttctgtcttcatcCTTTAGGGTATGTTCAGTCCTAAGGGACCTTTTCTGATGGTGCTGTACTTCCCATGTGTCTTCCCCATACCACAGTCTGTATCTGCCTGAGCAATCACAAGCTGTGTTTCAtctgcagccctggctgtgaTGCTGAGAGCTTCTGCCATTAGCCCAAGTGCTGAAAGAACTCCCCTTTGAGATCCTCATTTGCTCTTGCTGCACAAGATTTGCACattaaaagagaagagaagctcTCACaagctctgctccctgtgtgcTGGTGCCAGTGGCTGCGCAAGGGGAGTGTGATCAACGTTTGCCTCCGGTCAGTGTCCCAGGTGATTCTTGTCCTGGTGTCCCATGCACTGCATCTTCCACATTTCATTGATCTTCTCTTCCCTGTCTCTTCCTGTGCTATTTCCACACTCTTCATTTCCCATCACTATAAACTCACTGGGGAGGGAAAGCATCTTTTTATTGCTGCACAGCATTAATGCAGTGGCCTTAGAGGTGCCACATAAACACTGGGGCAGGTTAAGTAACAGAGATGCACAGTATAATTAGTGTGGTGGGAATGGGAGATACAGGACTTAGTAAAAGTAGTTCACAGCAGCTTATTAGAGCAATTAATTACCCCAAGGGCTAACAAGTGTCTGTGAGCTGGACAGAGGCTGAGGAGAGTCTACCCCCTGAAGGGACACTCAGAGTGGGATCGCTCAGTGTCCTGCGGTGTTGGTGCGGTCAGACACAATGTGTGGCTGGGTTAGAGCACCAGAGGTGACCCAGGAGCAGACCAGgctttctgcagagcacagaccagagcaagaaacaaaagccccatcactgctgtgatttctgctgAGAGAACAGCTCTGTGTGGCCAAGCTTCAGCTTGTACTCTGCTGTCATTCCAGACCTGCTGGAGCTGTTCCTTCCTTTAGAAATGGACCCTAATGCAGATACATTGTATCCCCTCTTGTCTTCTTGTTAGGTTAATCATCAAACCCCATCCAATACTTTATTACAGAGAAAACTAACAGAGCCACAGAACCGTaaaatcagactggtttgggtgggaagggaccttaaagctcatccagttccaacccctgccacgggcagggaccccttccactggagcagctgctccaagcccctgtgtccaacctggccttgagcactgccagggatggggcagccacagcttctctgggcaccctgtgccagcgcctcagcaccctcacagggaacagcttctgcccaagagctcagctcagtctcccctgtgtcaggttcaagccattccccttggcctgtccctccatcccttgtcccaagcccctctccagattctGCTGTGGGTGACAAGGGATACAGGCTGGATCCCAAGTCTTTGCTTGTACAAACAGTTGTGGTCCTGACTGGGTTTGTTATTACTTTCTCTGTGGCAGTAAAATAGCAGcgtattttttcccccatctgtTTATTGtatcttactttaaaaaaagcccTCTCCCATGTATTAATTTGTCTGCCCTTTTATCTTCCCACGTTGCCAGCTGGTTCTTCCTGTTTGCCTCTCTAAAACAACCCATTTAGAGGCTCTTCAGTCAGTATTTTCTCTGGGAATTGCTGCCCTCCACCAGAAGGGTGTGTCGAGCCCAGTGGAGCCGGCTTTCCACATTACTGCTCCAAGGGCATTGGGGAAAACTTGTTGTTCTTGATTTAATCCTGTCAGTGCACATTCATAATAACTCAAAGGTGTTGTgtattacattacattacattatGTTAGATTATGTTATATTAGCACACACCTACTTTAATGAAAACTTGATTTTCGCTCCGAAGACTCTTTCAGTAGGAGATTGTGGGTCAGAATGCCTCCTTCCCTGCACCCTGCAACCCTCCCCGAGTGTTTCCTTCCTCATCACCTGCTACTTCATGTCTTAGCTTATGCTTCCTCCTCTGGtagcaaatcatagaatgacagactggtttggattggaagggaccctaaagcttatccacttccaaccccctgccatgggcagggacaccttccaccagagcaggttgctcaaagccccatccaacaaATGTCCCTTTGTGCAGCATCACCTGGACCCTTTCCCCCATCACCACCCTGCATCCACCTGAATTCAGCAGGAACAGTGTGGCAGAGGCTGTTTTCTTGTCCCCTTGCAGCGATGGCTGTGGGGCTATAGACCAAAGGTGGATTTCTAACCAAGGGTGTATGACAAATATAACTACCTGTGTAATGATGTTTTTAATACTCGTATGGAACTTACTTGTAGAAATCATTTGTCGGTTTGGAGGCTGTGTCAGGAGTAGCGAAGTTTATTAGAGACAAGCTGTGGTAGTTGTGTGACAACTGAGTGCAAAGCAGGTTAGTCCCAGTGGACACCAGTGGCTGGTGGATGCGGCAGCGGGTGAGGATGGGAAGGGGACAGGGGCAGCCAGTGTGCAGGGGCCCTTCCGACTGCTGAGCTGTCAGGTTCTTTGTGCCTTGTTCCTGGAGAGGCCTCAGGGGTGCGATGGGGCTGGCAGGAGGTGACCTGCCGAGGGAGAGCAGGACGTGGGGCTTCACAGGGTTCATCTCCACACCGTGCATCCCCCTTGCTCTGGGGCTGacccttcttttccctctccctccttgcTCTCTTAGTTGTACATTTGGAAGACTCATGGCTGATTGATTCCCCCTGCCAGTTTCTCGTGTTCATGTGGTGCTGAAAGTCTTATTTAAGCACACTTACCACCCCCACTGTCAAACACATTTTCTATGCAGTTTATAAATGCCCCATAGCTGCACCCTCTGCCACTGCTTTCTACCACagcccagttcatcccagtgcTCCACCACCACCAGTCACAGCCGCGACCCTGCTCACCCAGCTCCTTGCACTGCCTCTTTCCAGGGAGAAGAAACCACCTCCAGCCCCTCTTCACCACTCAGGAAAGCCTGGAGAcccctcatcctcctcttccccacGTATGTAGCAGGACTAAAGCAGCTCATGGTCATGCACACGGGCCCCTAGAGCACACCTCACCTTGCACATCCTTGCACACGGGCTCAGGGCACGCAGGGCTGGCACATGCCGGCTTTCAGCCCTCCGCTTCTTccagctggtgctgcagggactCCTCTTGCCCCCGGCCCTCTGTGGGAAGGAGACAGCTTCGGTGATGGAAGCCCCGGCATTCACACCCTGCAGACCTGCCCCCGACCTCAGCACTGCCTTTAGCTGGGGCTCTTCAGTCGCTCTGGGTCATTTCCCCCTTGAACCATTAAGGTCATTAAGAGCAGCAATTAATTAGCACAtcctccaccctgcctggctgctgccagGCAGTGCTTTGCCATGGTGACACACTGAGCATTACCCGAGGCTCTGAGACAAGCTCTAACAGTGTCGTTTCATCCTTCACAACGGGCATTTTGGAACAAAACCTGATGTTTTATGTAAGTCAGCCACCTCAGGCTACCACCATTAAATCCCTCTTTTTCCAGACtagtggtgctggggctggttctgtgtgtgtgagacGTTTATGAGCTTACCAGTGTGCCTCACTGTTCCCAAATCTCGGTCAATGGAAGGCAGGGCAGAGCCAACTGCTTTGCATACAAATTAAATCTCCCCAAACTTTAATTAAATTGTTGTGTGAAACTGAAAATGTGTAGTAGATAATTTATTGTTTCACTTCATTTCCCTGCCAGTCCCTGAGCCTGTCTATCGGTGGCAAAGCCAATAGTACTCAGTGGCAGTGCTCAGCTCAGAGTTGAACCTGCCCTCTGAGGACCTGTGgtgctgcacagctctgggaCCAATCCTACCACCTTCATTGGCCTAAGATGGGGAATGGTCTTGGCTTGGGCTGTGGGCATTGCTCAGAGCCATATCCTCACATGCCTCATGGTTTGCTAATAGGCCCTGTCTGTAGCAGGTCAGCACTGGTTCCTCACCACAATGTTGCTTTTACCACTGATACCACGAGTTGTCATATCCCTGTAAGTCAAAGCATAGAGATGTTACTGTGTGAGGGTCTGTAAGTGATCTGCATACATGATGTCGTGCTGTCCCCCCTCCAGCAGGCAGTGGTAGGTCTGGATCTCTTGCTCCAAGCGACATTTGACATCCAGGAGGGTCTTGTATTCCTGGTTCTGGCACTCCATCTCTGCTCGTATTTCTGCCAGCCGCTGCTCCACGCAGGAGATCTGGTTCTGGAGCTCAGCCAGGTATTTGTTGTAGCGACATTCGGTTTCCGCCAAGGAGGAttccaggttttctttctgacaaTGGGAACAACACAGAAGTACTTGGGGATGCTGCAAGCTTCGCCCGTCTGGTTACGGGTACAGCTCCAAAGCAAGCCGAGGGGCCAAGATGTGAATTGTAATGGCATCACCTACCATAGTGAGCTGGGCTTGTACGTTGATTTCCAAGGCCTGCAGCTGACGTCTCAGCTCTGTAACCTGTTTGTTGCTTGACTCGATCTCCTGGCTGCTCGTGACGACCTCCAGATTCACCTCCTCCACCTGCAAGGTTAGACCCCTCGCTGCACAGGGGCTTCACCCCCCTGCAGTGCACACCCTGCAGTGCACACCCTGCTTGTGCTCCCCCTGCTTATGCACACCCTGCAGTGCTCCCCCTGCTTGTGCACACCCTGCAGTGCTCCCCCTGCTTGTGCACACCCTGCAGTGCACACCCTGCTTTTGCACGCTCTGCAGTGCACACCCTGCAGTGCACCTGGGCATTTCCAGATCTGAAGCCCCCATTTATTCCATTGTGACCCTGCAGTGCCATGTCGTGGCCCCTCTGCCACAAACAGAAGCATAGGGGCACTGGGCAGTGCAGTCAGAAGCTGAGCACATCTGTGACACAGATTAAGGCATCTCAGGAAGTGTTCTcaatctttttccctttcccccaaGAGGCAGACTAGGGGACAGCTCTGGATGTGTTTCATACCTTGCAGGCGTACCACTGCTCAGTCTCTTTGCGGTTGCGCTCCATCAGCGTTTCATACTGGCACCTCAGATCCTCCAGGATCTTTCTCAGGTCGGGGCCAGGGCAGGCATTGACCTCCACGCTCACATCTCCAGTGGCCTGTTTCCTCAGACAGCTCATTTCCTGCATGGAATAGGTGCACCATATCAGTAATAGTGACACTTGGGATGGGGGAcactttccttcttcctgctcctcagTTCTCTATGGGGCAACCTGACCTCCTCGTGATTCGTCTTGAGGCAGCACATCTCTTCAGTCAGGGCctcacactgcagctgcaggtCGGTCTTGCAGCTTGCCAGCTGGTCCAGCACCGGGCGCAGGTTGCAGATGTCTGTGTCCACGTTCTGCCGGAGACCACACTCAGCCTCGTACCTTGAGCCACAGCCAAGAAAGAGAGGTCAGTAAACCATTGTGAGCCTTGGAGTTGAGTTTATGGGGGAAAACATTGAGGATCAGGCATGCCATGCTGCAAACACTGTCAATGGTAGCCAGGCCTTTCACAGAGATGGGCAGTTATTAGGGCAGCATGACAAGCAGAGGGTTGGGGTTTCCCCATCACCACTGCTCACCATCCCTTCTGCAGGCACTGTGAAccccccagcccagcacaaggCCATACTCACTTCACTCTGAAGTCATCAGCAGTCATCCTGTTGTTATCAATATTCAAGAGGATTTTGTTAGTCTCCATGGCTGCACACAGGATCTGGAAAGGAGAACGCAGGAGAGGGATCCTGGCTTGTGGCTTCCTCTGGCTCCCAAAGGCCCCCAGGGGAAACACCTACTTGAGGTAATGCGTCTCACTCTTTTTATAACAATTCCATATGTTGGGATTATTAATCCATTAGATGTCATCACAGTGAGGAAACTCATGTGCCAGCTTGGCAGGGCAGGCTGGGCTGAAACTTCTTTGTAAACACAAGTGTCCTCCTCCCTCCAACCATCACTTCATATAAACTATGGCTTCAACTGCTCCTCCAGAGACAGAGCTATTGCATCTAACATTGCTCTATCCACACATGAAAGCAAAACCCATAGGATTTTCTCAAAGAAGACAGGTTTACCTGGTTCTGAAGGTCTTCGATCTCCTTATGATAGCAGCTGTAGTCCCGTGGTTCGCAGCTGGGCCCTACTTTGGCGTACCACTCTCTGATCTTGCACTCGAGCTCGGCGTTGTCTCCCTCCAGCAGCCGCACCTTGTCCAGATAGGAGGCCAGGCGGTCGTTGAGGTTCTGCATCGTTGCCTTCTCATTGTTAGCAAACAAGATCCCATCACCACAGCCAGCACTAGCCCTGGTGAAACCACCACCTCGAGCGCAGATGCCTCCACCGCCGAATCCAAGGGCAGAACAAGCCCTCTGGGTAGCTCCGAAGCTCCCACCAGCAGCGCTGTTGGCGCTCAGCTGCTTCCCAAGTAATCCCTCGCTTAAACTGTCACCAGAGAAGTTGCTGATCACGGCACCGAGGTCATAGGTTGCATGTCTCCCTGGGGAGGTGGAGGAGACCTTCCTTCCGCTGCCAGCCGCGGAGCTGCCCGCGCTGCTCCTGCCTTGGGAGCAGGCAGTAACAACCTGCCTGACAGCACAGCTCATCGTGCGAGCCTGGATCCAACCCGGAGCCCAGGACGAGCTGCACGGATCGCTGCAGGATCCGACTGTGATCCCTCTGTCCCCATAGTCCTCTATTTATACCAGCCCTTGTGGATGTTGCTACTGGAGAAGGGCTGTTTATTCTTCCTCCTTGTGACCTGGCTAGtactaatttactttttttcagctggaaataTTTCCCCAAAGGCGTTTGTCTCCAGAAATCCCACAACAGAAAGGTGCTTTGGTTAACAGAAGCGTGGTTCAAAACTACATCAAAAATGTTAATTCCTGAATCATCAGGTCTGACTTGTGATGACAACTAAACAAGAGTGACACAAAACCTGACGATACCCGAGAGTGCCCGAGGAGTGAAACACCACAGCAATTATCCATCCCTGGCGTGGGCGAGTCTACCCGGAAAGGGAAAGCTGTGGGAAAGCTGCCCTATCTGCCAGAGCCTGTTCGACCCCTTTGTGACCAGAAGCGAAGGTGCCCCCTCCATCCGCTGCCCTGCAGCCTTGggacagagccagcagagcacCCTGGGGGTACTGCTTCCTGCACTGCTTCGCCATGAGGGTCTGTCCCATCCTGCTGGAGCTGAGCGACAACCTGCCGAGCTCCAGCTCATTTGACTGGGAAATGCGCTGCTCTGGGGGAGCACAGGTGAATATTTGCACTGGAGTGTGCCAGGGATGActttttacttctctttctcCAGTGTGCATCGAACATCCCCTTGCACAAAGGAGATCCTGTgggatttgttttgttgctttccaGGGTAGACAAAACATTCAAATAGTTGCCCAAATCAAAAGAGAAAGGACATTTCCTGAATACCAGATGCTGCAGTTGTCAATGTCCACTGCCACGCCAGGACGATCCCTAAAGCAGTGACATGGAGAATCTCAGAAGCAGCCTGATCATCATCAGTCTGACCCAGTTCCAAGCAGCACCACAGAAATTCTCCAAATATAACCTAAGGAAAATGTGTTAGATTTAGGAAAGACACCAGAAAAGCtcatttacaaaaatatatatatattttttttttacttttggaaTGCTGAAttgaggaaaaagggaaataattaaaatgttttgtcatctgaatttttcatttgtttaataATATTCATAGAGCCATGCTAATGCTGGCTGCCTTTCCCTGTGTGTGGCTCAGCGTTGGGTTTGGCATCCAGGTCACCTGGATACATGGCATGAAGGATGCGTCAGGTCCAGCCTCTGTCAGAAATATTGCTTATGCCAATGCAGCAGGTTCATTAGTCTTGATTTTATCTTGACACTGTAAATACAGAACAGCTTCGATGTGGTGTGGATTCTGTGTGGGCCCATGCTTTGTTATAGCCGCAATtagcaggaggagctggtgcCGTGGTGCTGTTGCACGCCTTGGCTGTcgcagggctggagcaggagcagaagtGGCCAGAACCTGTCCTTTTCCCACAGAACTGCTGAGAAATCGGTGCTGAGCTAACACCACATTTCCTGTGGCTGAGGAAGCACAGCCCTTTCTTTTCCAATGAGAAAAGTGAAAACAGTGATGAGTGCACTTTATTCAGTTATTGATGAAAACGAAGCAGAAATGTCCCTGTTTCTTCCATACAgttgacatttttattaaacCAGCTTTTACACCCAATCACCCTCAAGACCTGGCAGTGGTTACAGCCCTCACTTTATTAAGGCTTTTCTGATGAGGAGACCTGGTAATGATGGGTTCTACATGTGTCATGGAGGCTCTTGCCATAATTAACTTTTACTGGCTTCCAGACTGGAGT harbors:
- the LOC101868868 gene encoding keratin, type I cytoskeletal 19-like, which translates into the protein MSCAVRQVVTACSQGRSSAGSSAAGSGRKVSSTSPGRHATYDLGAVISNFSGDSLSEGLLGKQLSANSAAGGSFGATQRACSALGFGGGGICARGGGFTRASAGCGDGILFANNEKATMQNLNDRLASYLDKVRLLEGDNAELECKIREWYAKVGPSCEPRDYSCYHKEIEDLQNQILCAAMETNKILLNIDNNRMTADDFRVKYEAECGLRQNVDTDICNLRPVLDQLASCKTDLQLQCEALTEEMCCLKTNHEEEMSCLRKQATGDVSVEVNACPGPDLRKILEDLRCQYETLMERNRKETEQWYACKVEEVNLEVVTSSQEIESSNKQVTELRRQLQALEINVQAQLTMKENLESSLAETECRYNKYLAELQNQISCVEQRLAEIRAEMECQNQEYKTLLDVKCRLEQEIQTYHCLLEGGQHDIIGPGARGVPAAPAGRSGGLKAGMCQPCVP